From a single Populus nigra chromosome 18, ddPopNigr1.1, whole genome shotgun sequence genomic region:
- the LOC133678753 gene encoding inositol polyphosphate multikinase alpha-like, producing MLKVPDHQVAGHQGSHGQPGPLIDDSGRFYKPLQDDDRGAIEAAFYTSFSSNTRVPDHIRRFFPVFHGTQLIEASDGSGQRPHLVLEDVVSGRSHPSVMDVKIGSRTWYPEASEDYIQRCFEKDRKFSSLCLGFRISGLQLYGSEESELWKPERKLVQNLSADGVRVVLKKFVSSNSPIDPNLNPDFAFASSVYGGSSGILAQLLELKSWFEDQTMYHLNSCSVLMVYEKKKVLKGGSSDAEVKLIDFAHVTEGNGIIDHNFVGGLCSLIKFISEILTSPDECTTKVCLQNSDNKNEILTSSNECTTKVCL from the coding sequence ATGCTTAAGGTCCCAGATCACCAGGTTGCGGGTCACCAAGGTAGTCATGGCCAGCCTGGTCCCCTCATTGATGATTCAGGGCGTTTCTACAAGCCTCTTCAGGACGATGACCGGGGCGCGATAGAGGCTGCGTTTTATACCTCCTTTTCGTCGAACACGAGGGTTCCAGATCACATCCGAAGATTCTTTCCTGTTTTTCACGGGACTCAGCTAATAGAGGCATCTGATGGGTCTGGCCAGCGGCCGCACCTTGTTTTGGAGGATGTTGTCTCTGGTCGTTCGCATCCCTCGGTTATGGATGTTAAGATTGGTTCTAGAACTTGGTACCCTGAAGCTTCTGAGGATTACATCCAGCGATGCTTTGAGAAAGATAGGAAATTTAGTAGTTTGTGTTTGGGGTTTAGGATTTCTGGGTTGCAGTTATATGGAAGTGAAGAGTCTGAGTTGTGGAAGCCGGAGAGAAAACTTGTTCAGAATCTTAGCGCGGATGGGGTTAGAGTGGTGCTGAAGAAGTTTGTTTCTTCCAATTCGCCAATTGATCCAAATTTGAACCCTGATTTTGCTTTTGCGTCAAGCGTTTATGGTGGTTCTTCTGGGATTTTGGCTCAATTATTGGAGCTAAAGTCATGGTTTGAGGATCAAACGATGTACCATTTGAATTCTTGTTCCGTTCTCATGGtgtatgaaaaaaagaaagtgcTAAAAGGAGGGAGTTCAGATGCTGAAGTTAAACTTATTGACTTCGCTCATGTCACAGAAGGCAACGGCATCATTGATCATAATTTCGTGGGTGGGCTCTGCTCTTTGATAAAGTTCATCTCAGAGATTCTTACCAGTCCCGATGAGTGCACAACTAAAGTATGTTTGCAGAACTCTGACAACAAAAATGAGATTCTTACCAGTTCCAATGAGTGCACAACCAAAGTTTGTTTGTAG
- the LOC133678754 gene encoding germin-like protein subfamily 3 member 4, with protein sequence MKFTLFFCIFLCPCITICLADSDNLQDTCPTATIGMQTVFINGFPCKNPNSIVASDFKSSKLSHPGDTGTFFRSSLTLEMAADFPGLNTLGLSIARTDLEVDGLTIPHSHPRASEIFFVNTGVVFAGFFDTQSKLFSKTLKPGEVFVVPQGLLHFFINNGDEAAVIFSVLNSQNPGVVKIAGAAFELDDEEMVDKLVRKIKSAAALEVKASGIQNVTSTDF encoded by the coding sequence ATGAAATTCACACTTTTCTTCTGCATTTTCCTGTGCCCTTGCATCACTATCTGCTTGGCAGACAGCGATAATCTTCAGGATACTTGCCCAACAGCTACTATAGGCATGCAAACTGTCTTCATCAATGGCTTCCCTTGCAAGAACCCAAACAGCATCGTTGCTTCAGATTTCAAGTCATCAAAACTGAGTCATCCTGGTGACACAGGCACATTCTTCCGTTCATCACTTACCCTTGAAATGGCTGCGGATTTCCCAGGTCTCAACACTCTCGGCCTCTCAATAGCCAGGACTGACCTTGAAGTTGATGGTTTGACCATACCTCATTCCCATCCAAGAGCATCCGAGATATTCTTCGTTAACACAGGTGTGGTGTTTGCTGGCTTTTTCGACACTCAAAGCAAACTATTCTCAAAAACTCTCAAGCCAGGAGAAGTTTTTGTGGTTCCTCAAGGTCTGCTCCactttttcatcaataatggcGATGAGGCTGCAGTTATTTTCTCTGTACTTAATAGCCAGAACCCAGGGGTGGTAAAGATTGCCGGTGCAGCATTTGAGCTTGATGATGAGGAAATGGTAGATAAACTAGTAAGGAAAATAAAATCTGCTGCTGCCTTGGAGGTCAAAGCATCTGGCATTCAGAATGTGACTTCGACTGACTTTTAA
- the LOC133678738 gene encoding respiratory burst oxidase homolog protein C-like: MQDMGREDHQSDSEMSGSERLAYSGPLSGPLNKRPGRKSARFNIPGTTTSKDEQYVEITLDVRNDSVAVHSVKAANGVEEDPEMALLAKGLEKRSASNVVRTASARIRQVSHEIKRLASFSKRPPPGRLDRSKSAAAHALKGLKFISKTDGGAGWAAVEKRFDEITASTDGLLPRARFCECIGMKESKDFAGELFNALARKRNMHCDSISKAELREFWDQISNQSFDSRLQTFFDMVDKDADGRITEEEVREIITLSASANKLSNIQKQAEEYAALIMEELDPENHGYILIENLEMLLLQGSNQSVRGESRNLSHMLSQKLKPTLDSNPLHRWCRSTKYFLLDNWQRVWVMALWIVVMASLFTYKYIQYRRREAYEVMGHCVCMAKGAAETLKLNMALILLPVCRNTLTWLRNKTKLGVVVPFDDNLNFHKVIAVGIAVGVGIHGISHLACDFPRLLQASEEKWELMQQFFGDQPSSYWHFVKSKEGVTGIVMVVLMAIAFTLATPWFRRNKLNLPTWLKKLTGFNAFWYSHHLFVIVYTLLVAHGYYLYLTHKWYKKTTWMYLAVPVILYGSERLIRALRSSIKAVTIQKVALYPGNVLALHMSKPHGFRYKSGQYMFVNCAAVSPFEWHPFSITSAPGDDYLSVHIRTLGDWTRQLRTVFSEVCQPPPDGKSGLLRADCFQGHNPNLPRVLIDGPYGAPAQDYKKYEVVLLVGLGIGATPMISIVKDIVSNIRTMEEEENAVENGAGGIGNSPSTKIPSPYTQKRKENFKTRRAYFYWVTREQGSFDWFKGVMNEVAELDHNHVIELHNYCTSVYEEGDARSALIAMLQSINHAKNGVDIVSGTRVKSHFAKPNWRNVYKRTALNHPDSRVGVFYCGAPALTKELRQLALDFSHKTSTKFDFHKENF, from the exons ATGCAAGATATGGGTAGAGAAGATCATCAATCTGATTCAGAGATGTCAGGGAGCGAAAGGTTAGCTTACAGCGGTCCATTGAGTGGACCTCTTAATAAAAGACCGGGAAGAAAGAGTGCAAGGTTTAACATACCAGGCACGACCACATCCAAAGATGAACAATACGTGGAGATCACCCTTGATGTCCGAAATGATTCCGTGGCTGTACACAGTGTTAAAGCTGCGAACGGTGTTGAGGAAGATCCTGAGATGGCATTACTTGCCAAAGGTCTAGAGAAAAGATCTGCTTCCAATGTTGTGAGAACTGCTTCAGCAAGAATTAGACAGGTTTCTCATGAAATAAAGCGGTTGGCTTCATTCTCGAAGAGGCCTCCTCCTGGTCGCCTCGACAGGAGTAAATCTGCAGCGGCTCATGCTTTAAAAGGACTAAAGTTTATCAGCAAGACTGATGGCGGGGCAGGATGGGCTGCTGTGGAGAAGCGATTCGATGAAATTACTGCTTCTACTGATGGCTTGCTTCCTCGTGCACGATTCTGTGAATGTATAG GAATGAAGGAGTCAAAAGACTTTGCAGGAGAGTTGTTTAATGCGCTGGCTAGGAAACGGAATATGCACTGCGACTCGATCAGTAAAGCTGAGCTGAGGGAATTCTGGGATCAGATTTCCAATCAAAGTTTTGACTCCAGGCTCCAAACTTTCTTTGACAT GGTGGATAAAGATGCTGATGGTAGAATCACAGAAGAGGAAGTCAGAGAG ATCATCACCCTTAGTGCTTCTGCAAATAAACTGTCAAATATCCAGAAGCAAGCTGAGGAATATGCAGCATTGATCATGGAAGAATTGGATCCAGAAAATCATGGATACATCTTG atagagAACCTGGAAATGCTTCTATTGCAAGGATCAAACCAGTCTGTAAGAGGAGAAAGCCGAAACCTGAGCCATATGCTAAGCCAGAAGCTTAAGCCTACATTGGATAGCAACCCATTACACAGATGGTGTAGAAGcacaaaatatttcttattagaCAACTGGCAGAGAGTTTGGGTAATGGCTCTATGGATTGTTGTCATGGCTAGCTTATTTACATACAAGTATATACAATATCGACGAAGAGAGGCATATGAGGTAATGGGCCATTGTGTATGCATGGCCAAGGGAGCAGCAGAGACACTCAAACTGAATATGGCTCTAATTTTACTACCTGTCTGCCGAAACACCCTCACCTGGCTCAGGAACAAGACCAAACTAGGCGTTGTGGTACCTTTTGACGACAATCTCAATTTCCACAAG GTGATAGCAGTGGGGATTGCAGTGGGAGTTGGTATCCATGGGATTTCACATTTAGCGTGCGACTTCCCTCGTCTTCTTCAAGCAAGTGAAGAAAAGTGGGAGCTTATGCAGCAATTTTTCGGGGATCAACCTTCAAGTTACTGGCATTTTGTTAAGTCAAAGGAAGGAGTAACCGGGATCGTAATGGTTGTGTTGATGGCCATAGCCTTCACCCTAGCCACCCCTTGGTTCAGACGTAATAAGCTCAATTTGCCAACATGGCTCAAGAAACTCACTGGTTTTAATGCATTTTGGTATTCTCACCATCTCTTCGTCATCGTCTACACCCTGCTCGTCGCCCATGGTTATTACCTCTACCTGACTCATAAATGGTATAAGAAGACG ACCTGGATGTACTTGGCAGTTCCTGTGATACTTTACGGCAGTGAAAGATTGATTAGAGCACTGAGATCTAGCATTAAGGCTGTTACCATACAAAAA GTGGCACTTTACCCTGGAAATGTCTTGGCATTGCACATGTCAAAGCCTCATGGATTTAGATACAAGAGTGGGCAATACATGTTTGTCAACTGCGCTGCTGTCTCTCCATTTGAATG GCACCCATTTTCTATTACTTCAGCCCCTGGAGATGACTACCTCAGTGTTCACATTAGAACTCTCGGTGATTGGACAAGGCAGCTTCGAACAGTGTTCTCAGAG GTATGTCAGCCACCTCCTGATGGGAAGAGTGGACTTCTGAGAGCTGATTGCTTCCAAGGACACAACCCAAA TTTGCCAAGAGTCTTGATTGACGGTCCATATGGGGCACCAGCACAGGACTACAAGAAATATGAGGTGGTATTGCTTGTTGGTCTAGGAATTGGAGCAACCCCAATGATCAGCATTGTGAAGGACATAGTGAGTAACATTAGGacgatggaggaagaagaaaatgcagTAGAAAATGGTGCTGGTGGAATAGGCAATAGCCCATCAACTAAAATCCCAAGTCCTtatacacaaaaaagaaaagaaaacttcaagACGAGGCGAGCATACTTCTATTGGGTGACAAGAGAGCAAGGATCCTTTGACTGGTTTAAAGGGGTGATGAATGAAGTGGCTGAACTAGACCATAACCATGTTATAGAGCTTCACAACTATTGTACCAGTGTTTATGAAGAGGGTGACGCAAGGTCTGCTCTGATTGCCATGCTTCAATCCATAAATCACGCCAAGAATGGTGTGGACATCGTCTCTGGCACGCGAGTCAAGTCTCACTTCGCCAAGCCTAATTGGCGTAATGTCTACAAGCGCACAGCGCTTAACCACCCTGATTCTAGAGTTG GAGTGTTTTATTGCGGGGCTCCAGCATTGACAAAAGAGCTGCGCCAACTAGCCTTGGATTTCTCTCACAAGACCAGTACCAAGTTTGATTTTCACAAAGAAAACTTCTAA